From the genome of bacterium:
AAAGTGGCAACCGGAAATACGCTGTATATTTTAGACGAGCCGACTACGGGTCTTCACTTTGCGGATACAGACAAATTACTTAAAGTTCTTAATCGGCTTGTAGACAAGGGGAATACCCTAATAGTTATAGAGCATAATCCCGATGTGATAAAAATTGCGGATTATATTATAGACCTCGGTCCAGAAGGCGGAGATAAAGGCGGCAAAATTGTAGCAAAAGGAACACCAAAAGAAGTTAGCTTATGCAAGAAATCGCATACTGGGAAAATCATAGAAAACATATTAACCCCCAAGAAAATAAAACCCATTAATAAATCCGTCTCCAAAAAAAGGATCTCTTGAAATATTGATACTAATATGAAAATTAAGGCGTTTCTTATTGTTTTAATTTTTTCTCTTATCTTTCCATTATGCATTACTGCAAGTGAAAGGGGAGATTTCTCTGTTGCAAAAAAATTCCATGACGATGGTTTGTACTCTATGGCCATCGACTCTTTGGAGATATTCATAAAACAATATCCCCATTCCCCCTTTATCGGCGATGCTTACTATTGGCTTGGAGAAACTCTCGTAAAAGAAAATCGTTTTAAAGAATCCGAAGAAGTTTTGCAAAAGGTTATTTTGTTATATTCCCAAAATCAATACATAGAATACGCTTATCAAACTCTTGCATATTCTCAACTACAGCAGGAAAAATTTATCGAAGCCCGTTCCACATTAAAAAATTTTACAGATAAATTTCCCAACTCAGCGCTGCTACCTTCAATTTATATTCTGACAGGAGAAATATTATGTAAAGAGAACAATATCCCCGAAGCCATCAACAACTTTACAATGGTTTCACAGGGACAAACACTTGTGGACCAAGCTTTATATTCATTAGGGAAAGCATATTCTTCAATCAAAGACTGGGAAAAAGCCAAGCAATATTATCAAGAAATTTTATCGAATTTCCCCCGAAGCGATTTTGCACCCCTTGCTTTATACAGCATAGGTATTTGTCAATTTGAAGAAGAAAATTTTGACGAGAGTCTAAAAACATTTTCAGCCCTTGCACGTAAATTCCCAAGAAGCAATGTCATCCCAGCATCTCGTTATTACTCCGGCAGTGTCTATATGAAACAAACGGATTTTAGCAGAGCTATAAGAATATATGAGAGATTTTTAAGGCAATACAAAGATAGCCAGTGGGTTGATGAAACCCTTCTTGCTCTTTCTAATTGCTATAAAGCTATCGGCAAACAGAAAAAAAGCATCCAGACGCTTCAGAGAATTATAGATGAATTCCCCGAAAGCAGTTTAATGCCAGAAGCGTTTTACCAGTTGGGCGTTTTTCATTATTCGGAAAATAATTTTCCCAAAGCGATTGAATATTATTCAAAAATAAAAAAAGAATACCCTGATTACAAAAAAATGGACAACGTGCTTATAGATTTGGGGGTTAGTTTCTATAAACAACAACAATATAAAAACGCAGGGGAAATATTTTCTTTATTTAATGAGAACTACTCTAAGCATCCCAAAAATGCGGAAATTATATATTGGATAGGCAACACTCTTTTTAAAGAAGGCAACTTTGAAAAAGCTTTAGAGAGATATAATCAAATTGCAGAAGACGCTTTCGACATGGAAATTTCCGATGACGTTATGTTTCAAAAAGCCCTTTGTTATCAGGCATTAGGCAATAGGGCTGACTCTTTGCTTACTCTTGAAAATCTTATGTCAAAATATCCACAAAGCAAATTGGTTCCGTTTTCTCTTTTGCGTTTGGGCGAGCTTTTTTTGGAAGAAAAAAACTTTTCAAGCGCTAGAAGATATTTTCAAGACATAGAAGAAAAATTTCCCAAACATCCAATAGTTGTGGACGCAATATTTAAAACTGCGTTAAGTTTTTATCAAGAGGCAAAATTTAACGAAGCCATATATATTCTGCAAAGCATTCAGGAAAAATGGAAAAATTCGGCTCTTATACCGGAGGCGCTATATTGGACAGGATGGTGCTATTTCAGGAAAGGTAAATACGAAGAAGCTATAAAATCTTACCAGAGAATTTTGGATGAATTTCCCAACACTCAATCTTGCGAAGAAGCACTCTACCAAATAGGAAACTGCCATTACAACCTTAAAAACTATGCCGAGGCAAAAAATACTTTCCAAAAAATTCTCAACATTTATACAAAAGGGGAAAGAGAAGATGAATCATATTACTCTATCGCATCAACTTGTTTTAAAATGGGCAATGATGCCGAGGCCCTATCCTATTTGGGGAAATATGAGACAGAGTTCCCTAACGGTAAATTCATAGCAGAAGTTTATCTACAAACTGCCTATTATCACTATGGCAGAGAAGATTACAACGAGGCAAGAAAATATTTTGTTATGCTTACAGCAAAAATGCCAGGCCATAAATTGGTATCTGAAGCTTATTACTGGATAGGTTGGACTTATTATCATCAACAAAATTTTGCGGAGGCAATAGAGGCATTCACAAAAATTAAAGCAGACTCATGGGAGAAAAAAGACGCGCAGTTTAGAATAGCTGAATGCTTATATATGCAAGAAAAATGGGACGAAGCTTATCCGCTTTATTCGGCTTTCATCCAAAATTATCCGAAAAGTCAACTTATCCCCGAAGCCTTATACAAAACAGGGCTTTCGCTTCAAAACACGGGAAAATTATACGAAACACTGGATTATTTAAGAAAAGCAATAAATACAAACGCTCCGGATTATCTAAAAGCAAACTGCCAATATGAAATAGGCAAAACCTTTGATAAATTAAACGAATTTTCGAGCGCATGTTTTGAATACCTTAAAGTGTCATATTTGTACCCTTCTTATACTAAACTGGCTATAAGTTCCTACAAAAGAGCCGCTGAAATTTTGGAAGAGGAAGCTAAATTGATTCAGGCAAAAAACATATATACCAAATTATTGGATTTTCCGGAAGAAAAAAACTTTGCGCAAGACAAAATTATAAAACTGAATAAAAAAATCTCGGGAGAATAGGGTCATCAATTTAAAAATTAAAATGTAAAAAGTAAAATGACAAATCAAATACTTAAAAATTACAAACAAATCAAAATTACCAAAACCTGATACTCAAGCATCTATCACTGTGTAGAATTTCGATCCTTGGGTCATTGTGTATTATTTGTGGTTTGTTTATTGTAATTTGTGATTTATTTCTTTTTACACTTTGATATGTATTTTTGATGTTTGATTTTTTATATTTAATTTAGGAGTTGCGATGCCAGCTAATCTTACCCCTCAATATCACGAAGCAGACAAAGAATATAAACAAGCCAAAACATATTCTGAAAAAATAGAAGCACTGAAGAAAATGTTAGCTATTATGCCGAAACATAAAGGCACGGAAAGACTTCAAGGAGATCTGAAAACAAAAATCTCCAAGTTAAACAAGATTAGTCAGAAAAAATCCGTCAAGAAAGAGTCGGATTCCTTATCTCATATAGATAAAGAAGGTGCAGGGCAAGTAATATTAATCGGAAAACCCAATGTCGGAAAATCGCATATTATATCGGGGCTAACAAATGCCAATTCTCCTGTAACCGAATATCCTTTCGCCACAAGAAAGCCAATCATGGGAATGATGAAGTTTGAAGATATTAAAATCCAGCTTATCGACACTCCGTCAATAACAAAAACTTTTACAGAAAGGTATTTGTTCCCGCTCATCAGAGAAGCAGATATGGTGATATTGATAGTCGATTTGGCTCAAGAAGACATTTTAGAACAAGTCGAAGAAATAACCGAGATACTTAAATCGAAATTAATATCGTTGAAAAATGAAAAAGCGGAGGGATTACTCCCTAAAAAATGCTTACTTATAGGCAATAAAAACGATTTTTCGGAAGCGTTAACACAGCTTAATGTGTTGAAAGAATTGTATGGAAATGATTTTACTTCTATTTTTAGCATTTCTGCTTTAAAAGAAAACTGGGGAGACTTAAAACGCAAAGTGTTCCATACATTAGAAGTTATAAGAGTATATACAAAACAACCTGGTAAACCGTTTGAGAAAGGAGAACCCTTTGTTATGAAAAAGGGCTCAAACGTCCACGAAGTTGCAATTGCCGTGCATAAAGATTTCACAAATTTAAAATTTGCTCGTCTTTGGGATGAAGGGAATTATTCGGGGCAAAGGGTCGAAAGAAACCATATCTTAAAAGATAAAGACATCCTGGAGTTACATATGTAACTTTCCATACCAATTTTTTCATACAATAGGAGTTTTGACATCGGTATGCTCTGTTAGTATAATCCCAGTTTCCGTTAGACTCGAAAGTCCAACATTTTTTGCCTTACTAAACATAGTGTTGAAACAGACAAGTAATCAACGGAAGCTAAGGAGTTTATTTAAAAGTGGAAACAGTTGATTTTAAAAATATGGAGGTTAATCTATGAACAGTATAGTCGAAGTTAAGGCAAGAGAGATTTTGGATTCAAGAGGCAACCCAACGGTTGAAGCAGAAGTAAAACTTTCATCGGGAACAATAGGCAGAGCCGATGTTCCTTCAGGCGCTTCTACCGGCGAACACGAAGCATTGGAACTGCGAGACGGTGATAAAACAAGATTTAAAGGAAAAGGAGTAACAAAAGCCGTAAATAACATAAATAAGATAATATCGCCTGAACTAAAAGGAAAAGACGTTACTTCACAAAGAGAAATAGACGAATTTCTTATAAAGTTAGACGGCACACCAAATAAAGGCAAATTGGGCGCAAACGCAATCTTGGGTGTTTCTATGGCTTGTGCTCGAGCCGCCGCAATAGAAAAAAAACTTCCGCTTTATAAGTATCTCAACGTAAATTCAAACCTTTTGCCTGCGCCATGTTTAAACATATTAAACGGCGGGATGCATGCCGATAATAATGTTGACATACAAGAATTTATGATAGTTCCCACCGGCGCTTCTTCTTTCAAAGAAGCAATGCGCATGGCGGCAGAAGTTTATCAAACCTTAAAAGGTGTATTGCAAGCAAAGAAACTTTCCTCAGCCGTGGGAGATGAAGGCGGATTCGCCCCTAACCTCGCATCAAACGAAGATGCAATAAAAATAATAATCGACGCCATTAAAAATGCCGGGTACACAGAAGGAAAAGATATTAACTTAGGTTTGGATGTTGCAGCTTCCAGCCTATTTAAAGATGGTAAATATGTGTTAGAAAGCGAAGGGAAAACCTTATCCGCAGAGGAAATGTCAGATTACTACAGCTCACTGGTAGAAAAATATCCGATATTATTTATTGAAGACGGATTAGCAGAAGATGATTGGGACGGATGGAAGTTAATGACCGAAAAATTAGGAGGCAAAATCCGCCTCATAGGAGATGATTTGTTCGTCACAAATCCCGTAAGATTAAACAAAGGGATACAAATGAAAGTAGCTAATTCCATTCTCATAAAACTTAACCAGATAGGGACATTGACCGAAACGTTGGATACCATTAAAATCGCAAAACAAGCAGGATATACATCATTAGTATCGCACCGTTCCGGCGAAACGGAAGATTCTTTCATTGCAGATTTGGTTGTTGCCACAGGCGCTGGAAAAATCAAAACTGGTGCCCCATGTCGCTCTGAACGTACTTGCAAATATAATCAACTTTTGAGAATAGAAGAAGAATTGGGTACCAATGCAATATACGCAGGTAGGAAATCTTTCGAATTATGAGAAAGAGGGGAAATGATAAAAAATGGGTTTGGGTAATAGCGTTTGTCTTTTTAGGGGGGTTTTTAATGTATCTTCTAATCCCCAATTATTCGACGCTTGTAAGATACCAAGAAGACTACGAAGCTTTAAACATTCAAATAAACGAATTAGAGAAAGAAAATGAAAATCTAAAAATAGAGATTGAAAAATTGAAAACAGACCCATTATATATTGAAAAAATTGCCAGAAAAGAACTCGGTATGACCAGGCAAGGCGAGATAATTTACAGAATAACGACTACCCACCCCACAGGAGATTCACAGCTAAATGACTCAGCGGATAAAAAGGAATAGAAAAAATGTTTCAGAATTTAACCGATAAATTACAAACAATTTTTAAAAATTTAAGAGGGCAGGGAGTAATCAGCGAAAGCAACATAAAAGAAGGATTGAGAGAAATCCAACTTGCTCTGCTTGAAGCAGATGTGAACTATCGAATAGTGAAAGAATTCATTGAAAATATTGCTCAAGAAGCTGTCGGGCAAAAAGTTATAAACAACATTACTCCTTCTCAAAAATTAATCAAAATAGTCCACGATAAATTAATAGAGCTGCTTGGGAAAGAAGCCTCCTCAATAAAGCATTCATCAAATCCGCCGAATATTATTATGTTGGTTGGGTTACAAGGAAGCGGCAAAACAACAACAAGCGCTAAATTGGCAAAGTTTTTGAATAAGAAAGAGCAAAGTATTCTTCTTGCCGGAACAGACACACAAAGACCTGCGGCAAGAGAACAACTCCAATTTCTTGGGAAAAATTTGGGATTGCCGGTTATCACGGAAGGAAAAACACCGCTTGATATTGCCATAAATGCCGTAAAAAAAGCAAGTTCAATAAGCGCAGATGTTTTAATCATAGATACTCAGGGAAGACTCCATATAAACGAAGAATTGATGGATGAACTTATAAAAATGAAAAAAGCAGTTTCTCCTTCTGAAATTCTGCTCGTTGCAGATGCAATGACAGGACAAGACGCAGTCAATATTGCAAAGAGCTTTAATGAGAAATTAGGCATAACAGGTGTAATCCTTACTAAACTGGATACCGATACTCGAGGAGGAGCAGCAATCTCAATCAGGAAAGTTACAGGTGTGCCTATTAAATTTATAGGCGCAGGTGAAAAAACAGAGGACTTAGAAATCTTTTATCCCGAGCGCATGGCTTCGCGAATACTGGGGATGGGAGACATTTTAACATTAGTTGAAAAAGCCGAAAGCGAAGTTAACAAAGATGATGCGGAAAAATTAGTAAAAAAACTAAAATCGGAAAAACTTGACCTTGAAGATTTCCTGTTGCAACTTAGACAGATGAAAAAAATCGGACCATTGTCTAAAATGTTGGATTATCTTCCCGCAGGATCTGGTTTGAAAAATATGGACATTTCCGAAGAACGTTATAAACATATTGAAGCGATAATTTTGTCTATGACTCCGAAAGAAAGAAGTGAGCCTCGCATAATAGACGGCAGCAGAAGAAAAAGAATTGCTAAAGGAAGCGGGACAAATGTTCAGGATATCAACCAGTTATTGAAACAGTTTTACTCTGTTCGAAAATTTATAAAAGGAATGGTAGGCAAAGGGTCAGAAATGAAAAGAAAAGGGTTTCTATCCCCCTTGATTTCATAGAAATCAAGATATGGGGATGAAATCATCCCTGTTACATTTCGTGGAAATGTTGGAGGACTATGTTTAAATTGGCTTAAACTCATAAACGGAGGAATAATGGCAATAAGAATCAGATTAAAAAGAATAGGTAAAAAGAAACAAAGTTATTACAGAATAGTAGTTGCGGACGTTCGTTTTCCAAGAGACGGCAGATCAATCGAAGAAATCGGTCTCTATGACCCAAATCAAGATCCTGCAAAAGTAGATATCAACAAAGAACGTTTAGAATACTGGATGGGAAACGGAGCTACCCTTACTCCTACTGTGGAGAATATTCTCAAAAGCAGACCCAGTATTACTGATAAATCAAAAATAAAAATGCAAAAATAAAAATGACAATGCAAAATTTAAAAAGTTTTTAAAAGTGCATATTTAATATTTGATATGTATTATTGATTTTTAATTCTTGATATTTAATTTTAGAAATATGGACATTCACATACTCACTCTTTTCCCGAATACATTTCGCGGGGTTTTTGAAGAAAGTATAATAAAAAGAGCTCAAGAAAAAGGTCTAGTTAAGATATTCCTGCACGATTTGAGGCAATTCGGATTAGGCAAACACAAAGTTACAGACGATGCTCCTTATGGCGGTGGAGCCGGAATGATTATGCAAATAGAGCCTATATATGCAGCGATAAAAAAAATAAAAAAAAATAACCGAAAGAAAAAAATAAAAAACAGAACAATTCTTCTCACTCCGCAAGGTGAAGTTCTAAACGAAAAGAAAAGTAAAAAGTTGGCAAAAGAGTCGTCTCTTGTTCTTATATGCGGACATTACAAGGGTTTAGATGAAAGAATCCGACTAAATCTTATAGACGAAGAAATATCTGTAGGTGATTATGTTTTAAGCGGAGGAGAAATCGCGGCTATGACCGTTGTAGATACAGTAGTAAGACTTATCCCTAAAGTTGTGGGGAATAAAGAGTCAATTAAGTTAGATTCCTTCTATCAAAATATTCTGGAAGGACCATTATATACGCGACCCGCAGAATTTGAAGGGATGAAAGTTCCCGATATTCTCTTGTCGGGCAATCACGAAGAAATATCTAAATGGAGAAGGAAAGAAGCTTTAAGAAGAACATATTTAAAAAGACCCGAACTTCTTGATGTGATTAAATTAAATAAAGAAGACAAACAAATGTTAAAGGAAATCAAAAAAGAATAAGTAGAGTTCATCTTTTTCCGAGCGATTAGGCACATAAGGGTCATTTCAGGTATAATCACTAAAATTATTAATAGGGGGCAATAAAATGTTAGATATCAGACAAACTGTAGAAAAACCGAGAATGAGAGAAGAAATTTCCGGGTTTCGAGTAGGAGACACGGTAAAAGTTTCGCTAAAAATTAAAGAAATAATTAAAGAAGAAAGAAATAAGAAGAAGGGCAGTAAAGAAAAGATTACAGAAAAAGAAAAAATTTATCCGTTTCAAGGTATAGTGATAAAAAGAAAAGGCGGGGGTATAAGAGAAACCTTCACTGTTAGAAAAGAAAGCCATGGCATAGGTGTAGAAAGAATATTTCCGCTTCATTCACCGATAATCAGCGAAATTCGCATCCTGAAAAAAGGTAACGTAAAAAGAGCAAAGCTTTATTATTTGAGAGACGGGAAGAAGAGAAAATAACTTGACACTGGATTCTTGATGCTGGATGGATAGATACTTGTAGAAATAAAGAATTATGAAAACCACAAGTATCATTTACGAACTATCTGACATTGTACGCCTCGCAAAACAGGACCTTCCACTGAACCGCCAGAAACCAGAAGGCCAATATACTCGTTGATGGTGGTGATTTTAATCTCTGCATCAGCATATACAAAATTTTTCTCGTAATCTGGACGTCCTTTCAGTAGAAGTTTATCAAACAGAATAGTATTACCACTAATTTCGTAAGGTTTATCAGTAGCAAAAACCAACTGACCAAATTGGTATATTCCAAGATAATCTATTGTCTTAGTTATTGGCTTAGATTCTACTGTCATAGGAGCAGTTTGTTCAATTACTATGAATTTTGAAATTAATCCATCAAATGTTTTTTCCAAATCTACACTATGCCCCTGATATTTAACCAACCATATCACCAGAATAATCAATACAATAAAGAATAATATTTTAAAGAGACGTTCAATGAAATCGTAAACAAGATTGAACTTTTCTATTCTCTCACCCAAATGTTTCTTCTTCATCTCTTTACCTAATACTGATTAGTTTGCTAATCTGTTATTTATTAGTGCCATCTTGCAAAACAAGGTTGCGTCTGATAACATTTTTTATCACAATAGATAAAGAATAACAAGGGGATTTTTATGCCTGAAAAAATAGACCTTACCGTTTATGAAAGAAACTTGTGGCAAAAAGATATAAAGTTGGTGGCAGGTATAGACGAAGCTGGCAGAGGTCCTTTAGCAGGTCCCGTAGTAGCCGCAGTGGTAATCTTCTCCCCTTTCAAAAAAATAGAAGGGGTTAAAGACAGCAAAAAACTCTCATCATCCAAAAGAGAACAACTCTTTGAACTGATAACCAAAGAAGCTCTGGACTGGGGTATTGGAATAGTAAGCGAGAGAACAATAGAAAAAATAAACATCTTACAGGCAACACGTCTGGCAATGTTAATGGCCATAAAAAATTTAAAAAGAACTCCCGAATTTTTGTTAATAGACGGGCCTATCTCTCTTGATATAAAAATATCGCAAAAACCAATAATAGGAGGCGACGGGAAATCTTTTTCGATAGGCGCAGCTTCAATAATAGCCAAAGTTACAAGGGATAGATTAATGCAGAAATATCACAAATTATTCCCCAAATACGGGTTTGATAAACATAACGGATACGGCACCCGGAAACATCTCCAAGCCATGCAAGTATATGGACCCTGCTCTATTCATAGGAGAACTTATGAACCTGTTAAGAAGCTTATTAAAGAAAATCAAATTGTCCATTTTCCTTAAAAAAAGGGATAGAAAAGATGCGGGGAAGATTGGGGAGAACATTGCCGTAAAATTTTTAACCCGTAAAGGTTATAGCATTCTTGAACAAAACTTCAGAGTAAAAGGAGGCGAAATAGATATAATCGCTTCTAAAGACAATACTTTAGTTTTTGTAGAAGTAAAATCACGCACATCTACAGAATACGGAACAGGAGAAGAGGCAGTTACTTATACAAAAAGAAAAAAGTTAATTCTTGCCGCAAAGATTTATCTAAAATACAAGGGTGAAGATTATAACTGTAGATTTGATGTAATCGCTATACTTTTCGATAAGACAAAAAAAGCAAAAGAAATAAATCATATTGAAGGTGCCTTTACGCTGTGAAAAAGAAAATAAAGGGTTCAGATATATCAGTGTATCAGGTAAATAATAAGAACCGAGAGAGACCTGATGTCCTAGTTTCCTGACACCTATTACCTTGTAATCTGATACCCTGAAACCTAAATCAAAATGTATCCAATCTATTTAGAATCATACGGAAATGGGAACTTATTAAAAGTAATTGAAAAAACTTTTAAATTATTAGAATCCTGCGTTATCTGTCCGCGCAAATGTAAAATAAATCGCATTAAGGGCGAAAAAGGGTTTTGTAAGACCGCACTACTGCCTAAGGTATTCAGCCATATACAACACCACGGTGAA
Proteins encoded in this window:
- a CDS encoding tetratricopeptide repeat protein → MKIKAFLIVLIFSLIFPLCITASERGDFSVAKKFHDDGLYSMAIDSLEIFIKQYPHSPFIGDAYYWLGETLVKENRFKESEEVLQKVILLYSQNQYIEYAYQTLAYSQLQQEKFIEARSTLKNFTDKFPNSALLPSIYILTGEILCKENNIPEAINNFTMVSQGQTLVDQALYSLGKAYSSIKDWEKAKQYYQEILSNFPRSDFAPLALYSIGICQFEEENFDESLKTFSALARKFPRSNVIPASRYYSGSVYMKQTDFSRAIRIYERFLRQYKDSQWVDETLLALSNCYKAIGKQKKSIQTLQRIIDEFPESSLMPEAFYQLGVFHYSENNFPKAIEYYSKIKKEYPDYKKMDNVLIDLGVSFYKQQQYKNAGEIFSLFNENYSKHPKNAEIIYWIGNTLFKEGNFEKALERYNQIAEDAFDMEISDDVMFQKALCYQALGNRADSLLTLENLMSKYPQSKLVPFSLLRLGELFLEEKNFSSARRYFQDIEEKFPKHPIVVDAIFKTALSFYQEAKFNEAIYILQSIQEKWKNSALIPEALYWTGWCYFRKGKYEEAIKSYQRILDEFPNTQSCEEALYQIGNCHYNLKNYAEAKNTFQKILNIYTKGEREDESYYSIASTCFKMGNDAEALSYLGKYETEFPNGKFIAEVYLQTAYYHYGREDYNEARKYFVMLTAKMPGHKLVSEAYYWIGWTYYHQQNFAEAIEAFTKIKADSWEKKDAQFRIAECLYMQEKWDEAYPLYSAFIQNYPKSQLIPEALYKTGLSLQNTGKLYETLDYLRKAINTNAPDYLKANCQYEIGKTFDKLNEFSSACFEYLKVSYLYPSYTKLAISSYKRAAEILEEEAKLIQAKNIYTKLLDFPEEKNFAQDKIIKLNKKISGE
- a CDS encoding 50S ribosome-binding GTPase, which codes for MPANLTPQYHEADKEYKQAKTYSEKIEALKKMLAIMPKHKGTERLQGDLKTKISKLNKISQKKSVKKESDSLSHIDKEGAGQVILIGKPNVGKSHIISGLTNANSPVTEYPFATRKPIMGMMKFEDIKIQLIDTPSITKTFTERYLFPLIREADMVILIVDLAQEDILEQVEEITEILKSKLISLKNEKAEGLLPKKCLLIGNKNDFSEALTQLNVLKELYGNDFTSIFSISALKENWGDLKRKVFHTLEVIRVYTKQPGKPFEKGEPFVMKKGSNVHEVAIAVHKDFTNLKFARLWDEGNYSGQRVERNHILKDKDILELHM
- the eno gene encoding phosphopyruvate hydratase, with protein sequence MNSIVEVKAREILDSRGNPTVEAEVKLSSGTIGRADVPSGASTGEHEALELRDGDKTRFKGKGVTKAVNNINKIISPELKGKDVTSQREIDEFLIKLDGTPNKGKLGANAILGVSMACARAAAIEKKLPLYKYLNVNSNLLPAPCLNILNGGMHADNNVDIQEFMIVPTGASSFKEAMRMAAEVYQTLKGVLQAKKLSSAVGDEGGFAPNLASNEDAIKIIIDAIKNAGYTEGKDINLGLDVAASSLFKDGKYVLESEGKTLSAEEMSDYYSSLVEKYPILFIEDGLAEDDWDGWKLMTEKLGGKIRLIGDDLFVTNPVRLNKGIQMKVANSILIKLNQIGTLTETLDTIKIAKQAGYTSLVSHRSGETEDSFIADLVVATGAGKIKTGAPCRSERTCKYNQLLRIEEELGTNAIYAGRKSFEL
- a CDS encoding septum formation initiator family protein, which gives rise to MYLLIPNYSTLVRYQEDYEALNIQINELEKENENLKIEIEKLKTDPLYIEKIARKELGMTRQGEIIYRITTTHPTGDSQLNDSADKKE
- the ffh gene encoding signal recognition particle protein; translation: MFQNLTDKLQTIFKNLRGQGVISESNIKEGLREIQLALLEADVNYRIVKEFIENIAQEAVGQKVINNITPSQKLIKIVHDKLIELLGKEASSIKHSSNPPNIIMLVGLQGSGKTTTSAKLAKFLNKKEQSILLAGTDTQRPAAREQLQFLGKNLGLPVITEGKTPLDIAINAVKKASSISADVLIIDTQGRLHINEELMDELIKMKKAVSPSEILLVADAMTGQDAVNIAKSFNEKLGITGVILTKLDTDTRGGAAISIRKVTGVPIKFIGAGEKTEDLEIFYPERMASRILGMGDILTLVEKAESEVNKDDAEKLVKKLKSEKLDLEDFLLQLRQMKKIGPLSKMLDYLPAGSGLKNMDISEERYKHIEAIILSMTPKERSEPRIIDGSRRKRIAKGSGTNVQDINQLLKQFYSVRKFIKGMVGKGSEMKRKGFLSPLIS
- the rpsP gene encoding 30S ribosomal protein S16, yielding MAIRIRLKRIGKKKQSYYRIVVADVRFPRDGRSIEEIGLYDPNQDPAKVDINKERLEYWMGNGATLTPTVENILKSRPSITDKSKIKMQK
- the trmD gene encoding tRNA (guanosine(37)-N1)-methyltransferase TrmD, translated to MDIHILTLFPNTFRGVFEESIIKRAQEKGLVKIFLHDLRQFGLGKHKVTDDAPYGGGAGMIMQIEPIYAAIKKIKKNNRKKKIKNRTILLTPQGEVLNEKKSKKLAKESSLVLICGHYKGLDERIRLNLIDEEISVGDYVLSGGEIAAMTVVDTVVRLIPKVVGNKESIKLDSFYQNILEGPLYTRPAEFEGMKVPDILLSGNHEEISKWRRKEALRRTYLKRPELLDVIKLNKEDKQMLKEIKKE
- the rplS gene encoding 50S ribosomal protein L19; translated protein: MLDIRQTVEKPRMREEISGFRVGDTVKVSLKIKEIIKEERNKKKGSKEKITEKEKIYPFQGIVIKRKGGGIRETFTVRKESHGIGVERIFPLHSPIISEIRILKKGNVKRAKLYYLRDGKKRK
- a CDS encoding ribonuclease HII; its protein translation is MPEKIDLTVYERNLWQKDIKLVAGIDEAGRGPLAGPVVAAVVIFSPFKKIEGVKDSKKLSSSKREQLFELITKEALDWGIGIVSERTIEKINILQATRLAMLMAIKNLKRTPEFLLIDGPISLDIKISQKPIIGGDGKSFSIGAASIIAKVTRDRLMQKYHKLFPKYGFDKHNGYGTRKHLQAMQVYGPCSIHRRTYEPVKKLIKENQIVHFP
- a CDS encoding YraN family protein, which produces MNLLRSLLKKIKLSIFLKKRDRKDAGKIGENIAVKFLTRKGYSILEQNFRVKGGEIDIIASKDNTLVFVEVKSRTSTEYGTGEEAVTYTKRKKLILAAKIYLKYKGEDYNCRFDVIAILFDKTKKAKEINHIEGAFTL